One genomic segment of Mycolicibacterium neworleansense includes these proteins:
- a CDS encoding R2-like ligand-binding oxidase: MSHTKFGSLAKGGLNWDGVPLRLFAGGNAKFWNPADIDFSRDRADWEALTDREREYATRLCAQFIAGEEAVTTDIQPFMSAMRAEGRLGDEMYLTQFAFEEAKHTQVFRMWLDAVGITDDLHNYFDDLPAYRQVFNEELPESLDALYTDPTPAAQVRASVTYNHIVEGMLALTGYYAWHKICVDRGILPGMQELVRRIGDDERRHMAWGTFTCRRHVAADDANWAVFEGRMNDLIPLALRLTEEGFALYAPDIPFGLVQDEFMQYSADKGMRRFGTISSARGRPLEEIDLDYSPLTLEDTFADEDAKALAATA; the protein is encoded by the coding sequence ATGTCGCACACAAAGTTCGGTTCGCTGGCCAAGGGCGGTCTCAATTGGGACGGTGTGCCGTTGCGCTTGTTCGCGGGTGGAAACGCGAAGTTCTGGAATCCGGCCGATATCGACTTCTCCCGCGACCGTGCGGACTGGGAGGCGCTGACGGATCGGGAACGTGAGTACGCCACCCGGCTGTGTGCCCAGTTCATCGCGGGTGAGGAAGCCGTCACCACGGACATCCAGCCGTTCATGAGCGCGATGCGCGCAGAGGGTCGACTGGGCGACGAGATGTACCTGACCCAGTTCGCCTTCGAGGAAGCCAAACACACGCAGGTGTTCCGGATGTGGCTGGACGCCGTCGGGATCACCGACGACCTGCACAACTACTTCGATGATCTCCCGGCCTACCGGCAGGTGTTCAACGAGGAGCTGCCCGAGTCCCTCGACGCGTTGTACACCGATCCCACACCGGCCGCCCAGGTCCGGGCGTCGGTGACCTACAACCACATCGTCGAAGGCATGCTGGCGCTCACGGGATACTATGCGTGGCACAAGATTTGCGTCGACCGGGGGATCCTGCCCGGGATGCAGGAGCTGGTCCGGCGGATCGGGGACGACGAACGTCGCCACATGGCGTGGGGCACCTTCACCTGCCGCCGTCACGTGGCCGCCGATGACGCCAACTGGGCGGTGTTCGAAGGCCGGATGAACGACCTCATCCCACTGGCGCTGCGGCTCACCGAGGAGGGCTTCGCCCTCTACGCACCGGACATCCCGTTCGGCCTGGTGCAGGACGAGTTCATGCAGTACTCGGCCGACAAGGGCATGCGGCGCTTCGGCACCATCAGCAGCGCCCGGGGGCGGCCGCTGGAGGAGATCGACCTCGACTACTCGCCGCTGACACTGGAGGACACGTTCGCCGACGAGGACGCGAAGGCCCTGGCGGCCACGGCCTGA
- a CDS encoding MFS transporter: MADRATSTWAPLASPIYRALWIAQFVSNLGTWMQTVGAQWMLVGDPRAPVLVPLVQTATTLPVMLLALPSGVLADLVDRRRLLLATQGAMAAGVAALATLTGAGLATPTVLLTLLFLVGCGQALTAPAWQAIQPDLVPREQIPAAAALGSMSMNGARAIGPAIAGTLVSLSGPTLVFALNAVSFAGIVVVLLLWRRPAAEQFLPAERPLAALGAGGRFIRRSPIIRRILLRAVLFIAPGSALWGLLAVIAERQLGLSSSGYGLLLGALGVGAVLGALVLGRLQFAFGLNTLLIVAAFGFAGATAVLALVHNFGIVLAALVIGGTSWLLALSTLNASMQLSLPAWVRARGLSVYQLTFMGGQAIGSLVWGLVAGATNTVTALLISAGLLVFCAVSAWWWPLHARTGDLDLTPSAHWPEPALVFEPEPPDGPVLVLTSYRVEPEHEKEFFAAMGVLGRSRQRTGATQWRLFRAVERDRVFVEAFVVRSWDEHVRQHRTRLTGNDLLIEQAVERWVEGEPVSHHLIAVKTP; the protein is encoded by the coding sequence ATGGCGGACCGAGCAACGTCGACGTGGGCGCCGTTGGCGTCGCCGATCTACCGGGCGCTGTGGATTGCCCAGTTCGTCTCCAATCTGGGGACGTGGATGCAGACGGTGGGCGCGCAGTGGATGCTGGTCGGGGACCCGCGGGCCCCGGTGCTGGTGCCGTTGGTGCAGACCGCGACGACGCTGCCGGTGATGCTGCTGGCCCTGCCGTCGGGTGTGCTCGCCGACCTGGTCGACCGGCGTCGGCTGTTGCTCGCCACCCAGGGGGCGATGGCGGCCGGGGTGGCCGCGCTCGCGACGCTGACCGGCGCCGGGCTGGCCACGCCGACGGTGCTGCTGACCCTGTTGTTCCTGGTCGGCTGCGGGCAGGCGTTGACCGCACCGGCCTGGCAGGCGATCCAGCCGGATCTCGTTCCCCGCGAGCAGATTCCGGCTGCCGCCGCGCTGGGCAGCATGAGCATGAACGGTGCCAGGGCGATCGGGCCGGCGATCGCCGGGACGCTGGTGTCGCTGTCGGGTCCGACACTGGTGTTCGCGCTGAACGCGGTGTCGTTCGCCGGGATCGTCGTGGTGCTGTTGCTGTGGCGCCGCCCCGCCGCCGAGCAGTTCCTGCCGGCCGAGCGGCCGCTGGCCGCCCTCGGCGCCGGCGGCCGGTTCATCCGCAGGTCACCGATCATCCGGCGGATTCTGCTGCGGGCGGTGTTGTTCATCGCGCCGGGCAGCGCACTGTGGGGCCTGCTCGCGGTCATCGCCGAGAGGCAACTGGGATTGTCCTCGTCCGGCTACGGGCTGTTGCTGGGTGCGCTCGGGGTCGGGGCGGTGCTCGGCGCGCTCGTCCTGGGCCGCCTGCAGTTCGCCTTCGGGTTGAACACCTTGCTGATCGTCGCCGCGTTCGGATTCGCCGGGGCCACTGCGGTTCTGGCGCTGGTACACAATTTCGGCATCGTCCTGGCGGCGCTCGTCATCGGCGGTACGTCCTGGCTGCTGGCGTTGTCCACGCTCAACGCCTCGATGCAGTTGAGCCTGCCGGCCTGGGTGCGGGCCCGCGGGCTGTCGGTGTACCAGTTGACCTTCATGGGCGGCCAGGCCATCGGTTCGCTGGTGTGGGGCTTGGTCGCCGGTGCGACGAACACCGTCACGGCGCTGCTGATCAGCGCCGGGCTGCTGGTGTTCTGTGCGGTCTCGGCGTGGTGGTGGCCGTTGCACGCACGTACCGGCGATCTGGATCTGACCCCGTCGGCACACTGGCCCGAACCCGCCCTGGTGTTCGAGCCGGAACCGCCCGACGGTCCGGTCCTGGTACTGACCTCCTACCGGGTGGAGCCCGAACACGAAAAGGAGTTCTTTGCCGCCATGGGTGTGCTCGGCCGGTCCCGTCAGCGCACCGGAGCCACCCAGTGGCGGTTGTTCCGCGCCGTCGAGCGCGACCGCGTGTTCGTCGAGGCGTTCGTGGTGCGGTCGTGGGATGAGCACGTGCGGCAGCACCGCACCCGGCTGACCGGAAACGACCTGCTCATCGAGCAGGCGGTCGAGCGCTGGGTCGAGGGTGAGCCGGTGTCCCACCACCTGATCGCCGTAAAGACTCCTTGA
- a CDS encoding GNAT family N-acetyltransferase — MAEVRNNPEARHYEITVDGEHAGLVAYVDSGDQRIFYHTEIDDKFGGRGLAGELVSAALTDTRAAGKRIVPVCPYVAKYVQKHHDFDDILDPVTPEALAVVEAAN, encoded by the coding sequence ATGGCTGAAGTCCGCAACAATCCCGAAGCGCGCCATTACGAGATCACTGTCGACGGCGAGCATGCCGGCCTGGTGGCCTATGTCGACTCCGGCGACCAGCGCATCTTCTACCACACCGAAATCGACGACAAGTTCGGCGGCCGTGGGCTGGCAGGCGAACTGGTGTCGGCGGCACTGACCGACACCCGCGCGGCCGGCAAGCGCATCGTCCCGGTCTGCCCATACGTCGCCAAGTACGTGCAGAAGCATCACGACTTCGACGACATCCTCGACCCGGTCACCCCGGAGGCGCTGGCCGTCGTCGAGGCGGCCAACTAG
- a CDS encoding class I SAM-dependent methyltransferase has product MTHRIDWDQAYRAEETPAWSIGAPQPEYAALIDTDGAVRGEVLDAGCGHAELALALAARGHSVVGIDLSPTAVAAAASAAEQRGLTNVTFAAADISSLTGYDGRFTTIFDSGLLHALPDELRDGYLRSMHRSAATGARFYILAFGTGAFGEHNGPGPTQFTEDQLREVVSRQWQVEEIRPAQLHAVMPDGRTQLPGFLVTASKV; this is encoded by the coding sequence ATGACACATCGCATCGACTGGGACCAGGCCTACCGGGCCGAAGAGACGCCGGCTTGGAGTATCGGTGCGCCGCAACCGGAATACGCCGCGCTGATCGACACCGACGGTGCCGTTCGCGGTGAAGTGCTCGACGCCGGCTGCGGCCATGCCGAACTCGCGCTGGCCTTGGCGGCGCGCGGCCACTCCGTCGTCGGTATCGACCTGAGCCCGACGGCGGTGGCCGCCGCGGCATCGGCCGCCGAGCAGCGGGGGCTCACCAACGTCACGTTCGCGGCCGCCGACATCTCGTCGCTCACCGGGTACGACGGGCGGTTCACCACGATCTTCGACAGCGGGCTGCTACATGCGCTGCCGGACGAACTTCGCGACGGCTACCTGCGCTCGATGCATCGATCGGCCGCCACCGGGGCACGGTTCTACATCCTGGCGTTCGGCACCGGCGCATTCGGCGAGCACAACGGGCCGGGCCCCACTCAGTTCACCGAAGACCAGTTGCGTGAAGTGGTTTCGCGGCAGTGGCAGGTCGAGGAGATCCGCCCGGCCCAGTTGCACGCGGTGATGCCGGACGGCCGCACACAGCTGCCCGGATTCCTGGTGACCGCCAGCAAGGTCTAG
- a CDS encoding isochorismatase family protein: MSTTFGLIDPDDAVMLLIDHQSGLFQVVNDQPFGQVRRNAVALAKLAKIAGIPVITTASVPQGPNGPLMPEIHQIVPDATYVHRNGEINAWDTPAFREAVAATGRKTLIVAAVITSVCLVEPALSALADGYQVYAVIDASGTYSKVSQQTAVARLVQAGAIPIDTAAVASEVQRSWNRPDAAEFAELYSGVMTNYQLLIESYGRAQAEATGGAGADAERQLAAAK, from the coding sequence ATGTCCACCACCTTTGGCCTGATCGATCCCGATGACGCCGTCATGCTGCTGATCGACCATCAGTCCGGCCTGTTCCAGGTCGTCAACGACCAGCCGTTCGGCCAGGTACGCCGCAACGCGGTGGCCCTGGCCAAGCTCGCGAAGATCGCCGGTATCCCGGTGATCACCACCGCGTCGGTGCCCCAGGGCCCCAACGGTCCGCTGATGCCCGAGATTCACCAGATCGTTCCCGACGCCACCTACGTCCACCGCAACGGCGAGATCAACGCATGGGACACCCCGGCGTTCCGGGAGGCCGTCGCCGCCACCGGACGCAAGACGCTCATCGTCGCCGCGGTGATCACCTCGGTCTGCCTGGTTGAGCCGGCGCTGAGCGCACTGGCCGACGGCTATCAGGTGTATGCGGTGATCGACGCCTCCGGCACGTACTCGAAGGTGTCGCAGCAGACCGCGGTGGCCCGCCTGGTCCAGGCCGGAGCCATCCCGATCGACACCGCGGCGGTGGCCAGCGAGGTGCAGCGCAGCTGGAATCGTCCGGACGCCGCCGAGTTCGCCGAGCTGTACTCCGGCGTAATGACCAACTACCAGCTGCTGATCGAGTCGTACGGCCGGGCCCAGGCCGAAGCTACCGGCGGCGCCGGCGCCGACGCCGAACGACAACTGGCCGCCGCCAAGTGA
- a CDS encoding MarR family winged helix-turn-helix transcriptional regulator, with product MRALATQLSAAQQRAWRPYIEASLRLETLLDERLRESTGLTLIDYHLLMLLSDAPEHRLRMSELAEKMVFSRSRITYQINSMAKRGLVLREPVPEDRRGYRAVLTATGLDALHDAAPLHSESVRELFFDHIRTDELDCVERVFARLHANLQHDESEQSP from the coding sequence GTGAGAGCCCTGGCAACCCAACTGTCCGCAGCACAGCAACGCGCCTGGCGTCCCTACATCGAGGCCAGCCTGCGGCTGGAGACCCTGCTCGATGAACGACTCCGCGAGTCCACGGGCCTCACCCTGATCGACTATCACCTGCTCATGCTGCTGTCCGACGCCCCAGAACACCGGCTACGCATGAGCGAGCTGGCGGAGAAGATGGTGTTCTCCCGCAGCCGCATCACCTATCAGATCAACTCCATGGCCAAGCGCGGCCTGGTACTTCGCGAGCCGGTGCCGGAGGACCGCCGCGGCTATCGCGCCGTGCTGACCGCCACGGGTCTCGACGCGCTGCACGACGCCGCACCGCTGCACTCCGAGTCGGTGCGCGAACTGTTCTTCGACCACATCCGCACCGACGAACTCGATTGTGTCGAGAGGGTATTCGCCCGCCTGCACGCGAACCTGCAACACGATGAAAGCGAGCAGTCCCCATGA
- a CDS encoding PPOX class F420-dependent oxidoreductase has translation MTFTEAELAYLREQPIGRLCTIGRNGDPQIRPVGVHLGPGETGIDVVGHALASTQKWRNVLRNSQVAFIVDTVLSVRPPDARGIEIRGTATAMPGAGTTDGGLSGDIIRIVPRRIVSWGLDGPGTTARDWPESQRAND, from the coding sequence ATGACATTCACCGAGGCAGAGCTGGCCTACTTGCGGGAGCAACCCATCGGGCGGCTGTGCACGATCGGCCGCAACGGCGACCCGCAGATCCGGCCCGTCGGTGTCCACCTGGGCCCCGGCGAGACCGGCATCGACGTCGTCGGCCACGCCCTGGCGTCAACGCAGAAGTGGCGCAACGTGCTTCGCAACTCTCAGGTGGCGTTCATCGTCGACACCGTCCTCTCGGTGCGTCCGCCTGACGCTCGCGGAATCGAGATCAGGGGCACGGCAACGGCGATGCCCGGTGCCGGCACCACTGACGGCGGACTGAGCGGCGACATCATCCGGATCGTGCCGCGCCGGATCGTCAGCTGGGGCCTCGACGGCCCGGGCACGACCGCCAGAGACTGGCCTGAATCCCAGCGCGCCAACGACTGA
- a CDS encoding phosphotriesterase family protein, protein MPTVNTARGAIDTTDLGTTLMHEHVFIMTTELTQNYPESWGDDASREADAIARLTELKANGIDTIVDLTVIGLGRYIPRIARIAAATDLNIVVATGFYTYNDLPLTFHFNGPKPGRPDPMTEMFVRDIEKGIADTGIKAAILKCATDEPGVTSGVERVLRAVAQAHRQTGVPISTHTHAASRRGLEQQRIFAEEGVDLSRVVIGHCGDTTDIDYLEELIGNGSYIGMDRFGVDVFLPFEERVATVATMCERGHAEKMVLSHDTWCYFDALPDELTAQALPNSHYLHIHNDVLPALRERGVTDEQMTTMLVDNPRRIFEHKGGY, encoded by the coding sequence GTGCCGACTGTGAACACCGCGCGTGGCGCCATCGATACCACCGACCTCGGCACCACGCTGATGCACGAGCACGTCTTCATCATGACGACCGAGCTCACCCAGAACTACCCGGAGTCCTGGGGCGATGACGCCAGCCGCGAGGCCGATGCGATCGCGCGGCTCACCGAGCTCAAAGCCAACGGTATCGACACCATCGTCGACCTCACGGTGATCGGGCTGGGCCGCTACATCCCGCGGATCGCCCGGATCGCCGCGGCGACCGACCTCAACATCGTCGTCGCCACCGGCTTCTACACCTACAACGACCTGCCGCTGACCTTCCACTTCAACGGGCCCAAACCGGGCCGCCCTGATCCGATGACCGAGATGTTCGTCCGCGACATCGAAAAAGGCATTGCCGACACCGGAATCAAGGCCGCGATCCTCAAGTGCGCCACCGACGAACCCGGCGTCACCTCCGGCGTCGAGCGGGTGCTCCGAGCGGTCGCCCAGGCCCACCGGCAGACCGGGGTGCCGATCTCCACCCACACCCACGCCGCCAGCCGACGCGGCCTCGAACAGCAGCGCATCTTCGCCGAGGAGGGAGTCGACCTGTCCCGGGTGGTCATCGGCCACTGCGGCGACACCACCGACATCGATTACCTCGAGGAGTTGATCGGCAACGGCTCCTACATCGGCATGGATCGCTTCGGCGTGGACGTCTTTCTCCCCTTCGAGGAGAGGGTCGCGACGGTGGCCACCATGTGCGAGCGCGGCCACGCCGAGAAGATGGTGCTCTCGCACGACACCTGGTGCTACTTCGACGCGCTGCCCGACGAACTGACCGCCCAGGCCCTTCCGAACAGCCACTACCTGCACATCCACAACGACGTGCTGCCCGCGCTTCGTGAGCGCGGGGTCACCGACGAGCAGATGACCACGATGCTGGTGGACAACCCACGCCGGATCTTCGAGCACAAGGGCGGCTACTGA
- a CDS encoding AMP-binding protein — MTDAIPTIPAQVTELAVTGPNRPAVTCQGITLTRAELDRSTNRLARAYAEHGVRQGDYVTICLPNSIEWVQATLAAWKLGAVPQPLSPRLPDSEFAGILGLRPRALVVGRDAGETPWVPAGFTPDAGLSDAPLPEAVAPTWKSMASGGSTGRPKLIEAGSDSRVPALIGVPLGAQPDDVTLMSVPMSHNTGFTTFAITLLQGHHLVLMPRFDPAEFLRLVTDHRVTFLTTVPTIMQRLLPVYRADPKAYDLSSIRRFWHVGAPCPPAVKQAWIDLLGPEALWELYGGTELQALTFISGEQWLRHPGSVGVVVAGEMKVLDDDGQECPPGVTGEIYMRPGPGSAPTYRYVGSTAKSRDGWDSLGDLGYYVDDGAERFFYLNDRRVDMFTVGGKNVYPAEIEAALAEHPDVLSCLVVGVPHEDLGQVPYALLQAAGSELDAAAVQAFLGERLSGYKVPEHVEFVDTPLRDDAGKARRTAVRDEVIARLAQAQARR; from the coding sequence ATGACCGACGCCATTCCCACGATCCCCGCTCAGGTCACCGAGCTGGCGGTCACCGGCCCCAACCGACCGGCGGTAACCTGCCAGGGCATCACCCTGACCCGGGCCGAACTGGACCGCTCCACCAATCGCCTGGCCCGCGCCTATGCCGAACACGGTGTGCGCCAAGGTGATTACGTCACCATTTGTTTGCCCAACTCGATCGAATGGGTACAGGCCACGCTGGCCGCCTGGAAGCTCGGCGCGGTGCCGCAGCCTCTCTCACCCCGGCTGCCGGACTCCGAATTCGCCGGAATCCTCGGGTTGCGCCCGCGGGCGCTGGTGGTCGGCCGCGACGCCGGTGAAACACCTTGGGTACCGGCCGGTTTCACCCCTGACGCGGGCCTGTCCGATGCCCCGCTTCCCGAAGCGGTCGCACCCACGTGGAAGTCGATGGCTTCGGGCGGCAGCACCGGACGCCCGAAGCTGATCGAGGCGGGCAGCGACAGCCGGGTGCCGGCCCTGATCGGCGTCCCACTGGGCGCCCAACCCGACGACGTCACGCTGATGTCGGTACCGATGAGCCACAACACCGGCTTCACCACGTTCGCGATCACCTTGTTGCAGGGCCACCATCTGGTGCTGATGCCGCGTTTCGACCCGGCCGAGTTCCTGCGGCTGGTCACCGACCACCGCGTGACCTTCCTGACCACGGTGCCCACCATCATGCAACGACTGCTGCCGGTGTACCGCGCCGACCCGAAAGCCTATGACCTGTCGAGCATTCGGCGGTTCTGGCACGTCGGCGCCCCCTGCCCGCCCGCGGTCAAACAGGCGTGGATCGACCTGCTCGGCCCCGAAGCACTGTGGGAGCTCTACGGCGGCACCGAACTGCAGGCGCTGACCTTCATCTCCGGCGAGCAGTGGCTGAGACATCCGGGGTCGGTCGGCGTGGTGGTGGCCGGCGAGATGAAGGTGCTCGACGACGACGGACAGGAATGCCCGCCGGGCGTGACCGGTGAGATCTACATGCGCCCCGGCCCCGGCAGCGCACCTACCTACCGTTACGTCGGCAGCACCGCCAAGAGCCGCGACGGGTGGGACTCACTCGGAGACCTGGGGTATTACGTGGACGACGGGGCCGAGCGGTTCTTCTATCTCAACGACCGGCGCGTGGACATGTTCACCGTCGGCGGCAAGAACGTGTACCCGGCCGAGATCGAGGCCGCGCTGGCCGAACATCCCGACGTGCTGTCCTGCCTCGTCGTCGGGGTACCGCACGAGGACCTGGGCCAGGTGCCGTACGCACTGCTGCAGGCCGCCGGCTCAGAGCTTGACGCCGCGGCGGTGCAGGCCTTCCTCGGCGAGCGCCTGTCGGGCTACAAGGTGCCCGAGCACGTGGAGTTCGTCGACACCCCGCTGCGCGACGACGCAGGCAAGGCGCGTCGCACCGCGGTGCGGGACGAGGTCATCGCGCGGCTGGCGCAGGCTCAGGCTCGTCGGTGA
- a CDS encoding acyltransferase family protein, translating into MRACAAMGVVLTHVAFQTGHTTGVTGRFFGRFDLAVAVFFALSGFLLWRGHAAAARGLRPRPRTGHYLRSRIVRIMPGYVVAVVVIILLLPEAKADLTVWLANLTLTQIYVPLTLTAGLTQMWSLSVEVSFYLALPVLALLARRLPVRARIGVIMALAALSLLWVRIPFDGTTGLNPWNWPPAFFSWFAAGMVLAELTVSPFGWVHRLARRRVLMAVIAAVAFGIAASPLAGLEGLRPGSVGQVTLKTAMGAIVAGALLAPLVLDHPDTAHPILGNRVMVTLGRWSYGLFVWHLAALAMVFPMIGEFLFNGQMLIVLVLTLVFGFALAAVSYALVESPCREALRRWEYRNERPVPPLDSSITDEPEPAPAAR; encoded by the coding sequence ATGCGCGCCTGCGCGGCCATGGGTGTGGTGCTCACCCACGTCGCCTTCCAGACCGGGCACACCACCGGGGTGACCGGCCGGTTCTTCGGCCGGTTCGACCTGGCGGTCGCGGTGTTCTTCGCGCTCTCGGGTTTTCTGCTGTGGCGGGGTCACGCCGCGGCCGCCCGCGGGCTGCGCCCCCGCCCGCGCACCGGCCACTACCTGCGATCCCGCATCGTGCGCATCATGCCCGGCTACGTGGTGGCCGTGGTGGTGATCATCCTGTTGCTTCCGGAGGCCAAGGCCGATCTGACGGTCTGGCTGGCGAACCTGACCCTGACCCAGATCTATGTGCCGTTGACGCTGACCGCCGGGCTGACCCAGATGTGGAGCCTGTCGGTCGAGGTCAGTTTCTATCTGGCGTTGCCGGTGCTGGCTCTGTTGGCGCGACGCCTGCCGGTGCGCGCCCGCATCGGCGTGATCATGGCGCTGGCGGCGCTGAGCCTGTTGTGGGTGCGCATCCCGTTCGACGGCACCACCGGGCTCAATCCGTGGAACTGGCCGCCGGCATTCTTCTCCTGGTTCGCCGCGGGCATGGTGCTGGCTGAACTCACGGTGAGCCCATTCGGCTGGGTGCACCGGCTGGCCCGGCGCCGGGTGCTGATGGCAGTCATCGCCGCGGTGGCGTTCGGGATCGCGGCCTCGCCGCTGGCCGGCCTGGAAGGGCTGCGCCCGGGCTCGGTCGGCCAGGTCACGCTGAAGACCGCGATGGGCGCGATCGTCGCGGGCGCCCTGCTGGCTCCACTGGTCCTCGATCACCCCGACACCGCGCACCCGATCCTGGGCAACCGGGTGATGGTCACGCTGGGCCGCTGGTCTTACGGACTGTTCGTCTGGCATCTGGCGGCGTTGGCCATGGTGTTCCCGATGATCGGGGAGTTCCTGTTCAACGGGCAGATGCTGATCGTGCTGGTGCTGACCCTGGTGTTCGGCTTCGCGCTGGCCGCGGTGAGTTACGCGCTGGTGGAGTCACCGTGCCGGGAGGCGTTGCGGCGCTGGGAGTACCGCAATGAGCGGCCGGTGCCGCCTCTGGACAGCTCGATCACCGACGAGCCTGAGCCTGCGCCAGCCGCGCGATGA
- a CDS encoding DUF3068 domain-containing protein has product MNRAVALRIAACGLMGLGAALLIAALLLTTYTKGKIAKIPLNLDASLVSEGTATAFDPESLVAEKFSVDRNVPVALQQQVSVESPSNAEVVTLQVGSTLKRTDRQKDSGLLLAMVDTVTMDRSTALAVSSDNNPGGALQKPRAIEDEKPPTNVALPHEGLTYRFPFDTEKKTYPFFDPIAQKPFDANYDGEEDVNGLTTYRFIQNVGYDSDGKLAEPVKYSSLYEDDADSSVTASAAMWGVPGEPDERITMDRFYAAQRTFWVDPMSGTIVKAQDHGYQYYARDALKPEVTYVDYKVTYNEETVESQVAAAQDERDRVSLWTRVLPITFTALGLLALVGGAVVGSFAVRAESTLIDPGLDTADHGFFNTQGFQVPGAEAKTEKLPAQRPSDLPPDR; this is encoded by the coding sequence TTGAACCGCGCAGTGGCGCTGCGTATCGCGGCATGCGGACTGATGGGGCTGGGAGCAGCCCTGCTGATTGCCGCACTGTTGCTGACCACCTATACCAAGGGCAAGATCGCCAAGATCCCGCTCAACCTGGATGCGAGCCTGGTCAGCGAGGGGACCGCGACCGCTTTCGATCCGGAATCGCTGGTGGCCGAGAAGTTCTCTGTGGACCGCAACGTGCCGGTGGCACTGCAGCAGCAGGTCAGCGTGGAGTCTCCGTCGAACGCCGAGGTGGTGACGCTGCAGGTGGGCAGCACGCTGAAGCGCACCGACCGGCAGAAGGACTCCGGCCTGCTGTTGGCGATGGTCGACACCGTCACCATGGACCGCAGCACGGCGCTGGCCGTGTCCAGCGACAACAACCCGGGCGGGGCGCTGCAGAAGCCCCGGGCCATCGAGGACGAGAAGCCGCCGACGAATGTCGCGCTGCCGCACGAGGGCCTGACCTACCGGTTCCCGTTCGACACCGAGAAGAAGACGTACCCGTTCTTCGACCCGATCGCGCAGAAGCCGTTCGACGCAAACTACGACGGTGAAGAAGACGTCAACGGATTGACCACCTACCGGTTCATCCAGAACGTGGGCTATGACTCCGACGGCAAGCTGGCCGAGCCCGTGAAGTACTCCTCGCTCTACGAGGACGACGCCGACAGCTCGGTCACCGCAAGCGCGGCGATGTGGGGTGTGCCCGGCGAACCCGACGAGCGGATCACGATGGACCGCTTCTACGCCGCGCAGCGCACCTTCTGGGTGGACCCGATGTCGGGCACCATCGTCAAGGCGCAGGACCACGGCTATCAGTACTACGCACGGGACGCTCTCAAGCCCGAGGTGACCTACGTCGACTACAAGGTCACCTACAACGAGGAGACCGTGGAATCCCAGGTCGCGGCTGCTCAGGACGAGCGTGACCGGGTGTCGCTGTGGACCCGCGTCCTGCCGATCACGTTCACCGCGCTGGGCCTGCTGGCCTTGGTCGGTGGCGCGGTGGTGGGTTCGTTCGCGGTGCGCGCCGAGTCCACGCTGATCGATCCCGGCCTCGACACCGCCGACCACGGCTTCTTCAACACCCAGGGCTTCCAAGTGCCCGGCGCCGAGGCCAAGACCGAGAAACTACCGGCTCAACGGCCGTCCGACCTACCACCGGACCGGTAG